Within Lolium rigidum isolate FL_2022 chromosome 5, APGP_CSIRO_Lrig_0.1, whole genome shotgun sequence, the genomic segment TCCATTGCTTCCCGAAGGTCGGCATTGTTCATAAGAAGGTACCACATAGCATGATTTTCCGTGAGAGTGACGAAACGTTTGCGGAGGAAGGCAACAAGGCCGTAGAGTGAGCAGCACTCGACACGAGCAAGGTGTCTGGTGCAAATCATGCTCACATCAAAGGCTAGCTCGAAATCTTTGGTTGTGGGAAACATGGCGCCATACCAGACAGTGTTGAGGATGATGTTGGAGACGGGATCCATGGGGCCGTAGCAGTAGCCGCCCTTGATGAGGTTGTTGTGCTGAGTCTTTCGCAAGGCATCCCCAGGCATCAGGGCGAGTGCCTCTAGGTAGAGAGCATGGATCTTGCCGAGAAGCAAGAGTTTCAGAGACTGTGTGTATCCGAATGCGGAATGCATGGGCGGGTTCCTGTGCGAGTTCTTCTGCACAGGTCCTGTGTCCCCGGGCATCATCGGCTCGtccctctttctctttctctcttgtctatctgtaATCTGCTGACGCGAAGAAGCAAGATCCAGCGCAAGACACATCAGTTTCCTTCTTACAATCTTAGGATCTTTGCTGAGCCACCCGGTGAGGCGTTTGATTGATGCATTGGTGAGGCAGTTGTCTCTAGACAATAAGTGGGTGACCTTTACCATCCGAGAAGCAAGCGACAGCGACGCTCTCACCAGGACAGACGACTTTGGGTGCGCCGCGGACACTGCGGCACAGTAGAGCGCCATCTTGGAAAAGGGGGAGGTGAAGTTGAAAACGGGGATGCTGTCACTGTCACGATCTTGCTTGATGAGCCGCACGGCGGCGAGGAGATCAGCACCGGCCAGACGCAGGTAGCGAATGGCTTCCGTGTAGGCCAAGAAGCGGAAGTGGAAGGTGAGGAAGCTGATGAGACCTCGCAACGACCTCCGCGCGATGTTCATACAAACGATCTCCTCTGGGGGTATAAACATGTCATGGTTGAGATTGTTGCAAGGGTCGGCGATGACCTTGGAGAGGATCGAGttcgcgtcgtcgtcgtcgtcgtcgtcgtcgggtcTTGGCCTCGGTGAAGGGGGGGAGTAGGCAATGGTGTTGGCGATGATGTTGGAGACTGGGTCGAGGAAGCCTAAGCACATGCCGGCCTCAAGAAGACGCGGGGCCAGCGAGGGGAGAGTCTCTACCGGCAGCAGATGGAGCGCCGCCTCGTAGAACCCATGGATGTGATCAAGAAGGACGCGTATGTCCTGCTCCTCGCTATCATCCGTAACGCCATATGGACAACCAGCGCCGATGCGTGGACCACGCTTGCCACGCATGCCGACGACCGAACTTCCGCGAGGCAGATGGGAAGGGGATGGGGGAGGTCGGGGAGGGGGattgcagcggcggcggtggatagTATTGTGTGGGTGGGGGTAATCTGGGACGGAACAAAACCGACCTCTTTGTTTGGTCCTCGCCAGCAAAGCCCAAGCCGCGAACAAGGCCTGGAGTtcaccctcgtcaactacgcctgGGTATTCTCGGGCCGGTTTCAAAAGGTCGAATATAAAATACCGATTCAGAGCCCAGCTTGGCACGAACAATAAAACGACAGCCTTTTTGGTTTCCCGTAAGTCCTGCAATTTTGCAGCTTCGCCCTCAAAGTATGTTATAATCAACACGCAAAAAGTTGTTCTTCAGTAGAGCCCAGACACACAAAATGTAGTCGGTCCCTAGGAAGCAATTCCATGCAACAACAAGGCATCAGCCAACTCCATATAGCGAGGAGAAACCAATGCACACATGCATGCACATAATCTTTTCCAATTTCACGAATTCAAAATGATTTTTCTCTTAAACCGTTAATCCAATTGATAAATTGTTTTCACCGCTGAGTGTGTATCCATGAGGGCTTTAAAACAAGATCACGTCTTAATATGTTTTGACGATATTTTTTGAGACATCGGTTGCTAGGTTAATTTACTATAGTTGCCATATTAACCTGGTAACCAAGGTGACTAGGATTGCAAAAAATATTGtcaaaacatatcaacatggaatCTAGTTTTAAAATCGCATCGCAAGAAGATAATCTTGAAAACAAATCTAAATTTCGAGTTACACCTCATGATATAAAACATTTTAAAGTTTGAAAACAAATGGAATCTTATGTAGCAGTGGGCTGCATGCATGTGGTGGTAGTAGGTTGTATGATTGTGTTGCCACATTAAATTCATTCGATTGCCAGATTAATTATGTGCCCATGGAATGCTAATCTAGGGCATTGTCCTAGATAGCACAGTCCAAATGTATTTGCTTCAAAGCAACTAGATAGACCCAGGCGTACTCTGCCGCGCCATCCTACGGTAGTAGAATTTAAATTTCTGACATGTTTTTTTATCAGCATGTACGCGACTTTTTTCTGGCTCGTTGGGTTTGGCTATGGGTATACTACGATGTGGTTAACATAATGTAATGAAAAATATATAACGTGATAAAAAAATAATGCAATGAACAAATTCAGAATTTTGTAATCCCTACGTACCAAAAAAAagcttctcaactttgtctaggtaTGGCGATATATAGACATAGCTTAGTCATAAATACAATTGATTTCGTGATTTTTGCTCACGCTCCACCAAGCCGGAAGGGGTGAGCTAAGTGCAGCTAATTTCCAAGATGGCAAGCTTCTTCTTTTCCCTTCCTAGTGTGGGAATGAAGTTCTCTTTTTCCCTTTTTAGGAATTTATAGAATGACTCACTACGGGAAAATTTGTCATTGCCGTGTACACGATTCTTTGCTGAGCGTATATTTATGCGGAACACGGCAAAGAGCAGTTTTGCCGTGTGTCGGCCAAAAAGAGCACGGCAAAGAAAACCAACTCAGCAAAATTTtaaaaaacacacggcaaagggaaACCACTCGGTAAAGATCTAAATAACACACGGCAAATAATATGCCCTCAGCAAACAAAGTAACACGTGTCTACCCCGATCGAAGCAGACGGCGCCGTGACGGTGCAACAGCTTTGCCGAGTGTATACACACAGCAAAGATCTTTGCCGTGTACTTTTTCTAGACACTCGGCAAAGCCTCTAGTTCCTGATTGGCTGAAATGAAACTCCCACAGATCTTGCCtccgtgcccttggattcttgtaCGATTCAACGGTACAGATCTCTTTACTCAATGTCTCTCTTCACTTTTTTTTTCATATCTCCTTTATCTCTGTCCACACACGGAGATTCCTCTCGTCTCTCTCCTTATCTCTTTATGTGGACATCAATTGCTCGAGTCCTCACTCACCCAATTTTTCCAAAGTTCTTTCCGCCCAGTCTCTTTGCTCGCTCAAATCGCTCGGCGACgatggaacacctcggcaatgcctacgtattgtagacttgggtttcgggagagagcgacaatggagattccgggagcgagattaggcacacgacgtacccagcttcgggtcccatcggtggaggatccctacgtgccgcTAGCAATCcaggtatatgatcatagatgtgtttacgaggtgccgccgtaggcggagctatgttgtctatctattgtcccccttatttcgggtgccctggctagctttatatatgcaaccagcctagggttttacaagagtcctagtcgactacttattcgggttgccttgttggaccttctccatattgggccgagccgatccaggtataccaataatgggtacccgaagggtatacccatgttagtagcccccgagtgtctagggaagtcgaagacttgcgtagagactccaagcataatcatctccgaagtcgaagaaaatacaaggcgaggtccatgtcgtagatgtagataacgttgcatagaaaacaaaaaaatttcctaccgcgaacacgcaatccaagccaagatgcaatctagaagacggtagcaacgagggggtatcgagtctcacccttgaagagattccaaagcctacaagatgaggctcttgttgctgcggtagacgttcacttgccgcttgcaaaagcgcgtagaagatcttgatcacgatcggttccggcgccacgaacgggcagcacctccgtactcggtcacacgttcggttgttgatgaagacgacgtccacctccccgttccagcgggcatcgGAAGTAGtaactcctcttgaatccgacagcacgacggcgtggtgtcggtggtggtggagaaatccgatggagcttcgcttaagcgtgcgggatgtggtggaggagagataccgctagggtttggggagagagggggaggctagggtgccggccaagggcagccctaggtggtgcggccaagagtgggcagcccctccctctcctcctcattatataggtggaaatccccaagtgttggtatccaagtcttcgaataagaccccaacaatgaaacctcccatatgtagggaaacctacccaaggtgggaatcccacttggggtgggattcccccttccatgaggggggttggccggccaccctaggggagtccaccttggactcctcccctttagggttggctggccatgcaaggtggagtccctccgggactctactttccatggtgatttcttccggacttttctaaaaccttctagaacctgccataaatgcaccggatcatttccaaacttggaatatgacttcctatatatgaatcttattctccggaccattcctgaactcctcgtgatgtccgggatctcatccgggactccgaacaaatattcgaactccattccatattcaagttctaccatttcaacatccaactttaagtgtgtcaccctacggttcgtgaactatgcggacatggttgagtactcactccgaccaataaccaatagcgggatctggagatccataatggctcccacatattcaacgatgactttagtgatcgaatgaaccattcacatatgataccaatttcctttgtcacgcgatattttacttgtccgaggtttgatcttcggtatcacctataccttgttcatcctcgtctcctgacaagtactctttactcgtaccgtggtatgtggtctcttatgaacttattcatatgcttgcaagacattagacgacattccaccgagagggcccagagtatatctatccgttatcgggatggacaaatccgatccatatgcctcaactcatactttccggatacttaatcccacttttataaccacccatttacg encodes:
- the LOC124653021 gene encoding uncharacterized protein LOC124653021 codes for the protein MRGKRGPRIGAGCPYGVTDDSEEQDIRVLLDHIHGFYEAALHLLPVETLPSLAPRLLEAGMCLGFLDPVSNIIANTIAYSPPSPRPRPDDDDDDDDANSILSKVIADPCNNLNHDMFIPPEEIVCMNIARRSLRGLISFLTFHFRFLAYTEAIRYLRLAGADLLAAVRLIKQDRDSDSIPVFNFTSPFSKMALYCAAVSAAHPKSSVLVRASLSLASRMVKVTHLLSRDNCLTNASIKRLTGWLSKDPKIVRRKLMCLALDLASSRQQITDRQERKRKRDEPMMPGDTGPVQKNSHRNPPMHSAFGYTQSLKLLLLGKIHALYLEALALMPGDALRKTQHNNLIKGGYCYGPMDPVSNIILNTVWYGAMFPTTKDFELAFDVSMICTRHLARVECCSLYGLVAFLRKRFVTLTENHAMWYLLMNNADLREAMEKVQEAGHVMSGSYFDGLKEAAVQSCHPDCDALLEFIGLHSADMPYKQASTLTYCRLEHLVSTMLSKSSPAKSAECVEQSTNAALSSEILNENQRMFIVAAKEKFKADQGFFVKKVNAALQEFSQEKGVDYELHIICGVNPEVTKRSSLSLFKRNFKYEYFHINFLATVKVSNEAGTTPELFFAECSNSDKDMEKRASLCFPVKDSSVDDARCFCCEMNGIKIVHPNLELYHGLHDFKKIASGEHGVVNEHIISSYDLHADEMCTIKEDWIFFDPNMDEVIALKNPCKDWARKIREWGRIC